In Bacillus thuringiensis, the DNA window ATAATAAGTGCGGCAGATCAATTCGGTTCATCGTTAAGCACGGACACATAAATGGATTAAGTGAAACAATCTCTTTATCTGGATGCTGCTGAATAATTCGGTTCACTAAATTCATCTCGGTACCAATTGCCCATTTACTTCCAGGCGGCGCTGCTTCAATCATATCAATAATATATTTCGTTGATCCTGCGTAATCCGAAGCATCAACAACCTCATAACAACATTCTGGATGTACAATAATATTCATATCCGGATGATTTTTACGTACATTTTCAATGTTTTTCACTGTAAAGTTTTGATGAACCGAACAATGCCCTTTCCATAAAATCACTTGAATTCCTTCTATATCTCCATCGTACTCTAATGAATCTGTATGTGGGTCCCATACTGCCATTTTATCTAACGGGATACCTAAATCGTATGCTGTATTTCTTCCTAAATGTTGATCCGGTAAAAAGACAAGACGCTCTTTTTGTGTAAACGCCCAAGACACCATTTGTTTTGCATTAGAAGAAGTTACTGTTGCTCCGCCATTACGACCACAAAACGCTTTAATTGCAGCTGTAGAGTTAACATATGTTAACGGAATCATCGTATCTCCAAATAATTTCGCAAGCTCTTTCCATGCTCTTTCTGTTTGTTCAATATCTGCCATATCTGCCATCGAACAACCTGCACGCATATCTGGCAAAATAACGATTTGATCATCTGTCGTTAACATATCTGCTGTTTCTGCCATAAAGTGTACACCACAAAATACAATATATTTTGCTTCTTTATTGCTCGCTGC includes these proteins:
- the nadA gene encoding quinolinate synthase NadA; this encodes MSILEKVQPIETMLPERYYTMTTEDMEKRVREIKEKMGKTLFIPGHHYQKDEVVQFSDAAGDSLQLAQVAASNKEAKYIVFCGVHFMAETADMLTTDDQIVILPDMRAGCSMADMADIEQTERAWKELAKLFGDTMIPLTYVNSTAAIKAFCGRNGGATVTSSNAKQMVSWAFTQKERLVFLPDQHLGRNTAYDLGIPLDKMAVWDPHTDSLEYDGDIEGIQVILWKGHCSVHQNFTVKNIENVRKNHPDMNIIVHPECCYEVVDASDYAGSTKYIIDMIEAAPPGSKWAIGTEMNLVNRIIQQHPDKEIVSLNPFMCPCLTMNRIDLPHLLWVLETVERGEEINVISVDKQVTEEAVLALNRMLERV